From the genome of Thalassoglobus sp. JC818:
CATTTCTGATCTCGTTACCGAATCAGGATTCGGCGTCTTCAAAAACACTGTTGGAGGAGGCGGGAAAGTTCGCGGTCTGTGTGTGCCTGGCGGAGCAGAGAAGTACTCCCGAAGAGTCCTCGACAACGATCTGAAGAACCTCGTCGGAGAATACGGGGCGAAAGGTCTCGCTTACTTCAAAGTCGCCAATGGCGGGCTCGATTCGTCGATTGCGAAGTTCTTTGACGAGACAGAACAGGCTGCCATTGTTGAACGCATGGGAGGCAACGACGGCGACCTTCTCGTATTCGTGGCCGATACTTATCCAGTTACCTGTGCTGCACTCGCGGCGCTTCGCAATCACCTTGCGAAGGACTTGGAACTGTACGATCCGAAAGAGTTGAACTGTTTGTGGGTCGTTGAGTTTCCGCTTGTGACGTGGAACGAGGACGAAAACCGCTGGGATGCTGAACATCACCCATTCTGTGCAGTCCATCCGGACGATGTTGAGTACTTCGAAAGCGATCCTTCCAAGATTCGGGCGTTGTCGTACGATCTCGTGTGCAACGGGTACGAAGCGGCCAGTGGAAGTATTCGTATTCACGATCCAGCAATTCAGCAGAAGATCTTTGACCTGCTGAACATCGATGCAGAAGAAGCTGAGGAACGCTTCGGGTTCCTGCTTCAGGCGCTGCGATACGGGGCTCCGCCGCACGGGGGAATCGCTCTCGGTCTCGATCGATGGGTGATGTTGATGACCGGAACCGACAACATTCGCGACGTCATCGCGTTCCCGAAAACTCAGAAAGCGTCTGACCTCATGATGGGAGCACCTTCCGAAGTCGATCAGAGACAGCTTCGTGATCTGCACATCAAGATCGATCTTCCGGAGTGACATTCTCCGACTCGAACCTTCCGTAAACCCTGAATCGCTCTCGGTGCAACATTGAACGCCGTTTGAGAGTGTGTTGACGGGAAGGCGCTCGATTTCTGTAGAATTGAAGGAACTTTTTCGCGATTCATGACGCAGTTATGGATTGATTGGTTGATCCTGCGCATAATCCGGCTTGGATGGAGAGAAGAATCATTGCCGAGGTGGATTTCATGGTCCAAGATTGAGAGAGCCAGCGGACGAACTTGGTGAACCTCAATCTCGACCAATTGAAATCCTATGAACGTTGCATCTAACTCGATTCAACTCAACGGAAACACCGGAATGTCAGGTGACAGGAAATCGACGGTGCTCGGGGACTTCCTCCTGAAAAGGAAGCTTGGCAAAGGCGGGATGGGGACTGTTTACCTCGGGCATCAGGTCAGTCTCGATCGTGATTGTGCGGTCAAAGTCTTGTCTAAAGAGTTCGCTCAAAAGCCGGGGTTTGTGGAGCGATTTATCCGGGAAGCTCGAGCGATGGCCCGGATCGATCATCCCAACGTTGTGACGTGCTATGCCGTCGGAGAAGAGAAGGGCTACAACTATGTCGCCATGGAACTCATGGACGGGCAGAGCATGCAGGACTGGGTCGATCAACTCGGTCGATTGAGCGTTCCCGATGCGGTTCTCACCGCTCTTATCTGCGCGGATGCTTTGGAACACGCCCACGAAATGGGCATGATTCATCGTGATGTAAAGCCTGATAACATACTCGTCACGAAAAAGGGTGTTGTTAAAGTCTCAGATCTTGGGCTCGCGAAAGCGGTTGACGATGACGAAGAACTTGGGCTGACACAGAGCGGAACGGGTCTCGGAACACCGCATTACATGGCTCCTGAACAAGCCCGGAACGCTAAATACGTCGACCGACGTGTCGATGTCTATGCCCTCGGTGGAACGCTTTATTATCTTTTGACAGGTGAAAACCCATTCACCGGCGATTCGGTCCTTGAACTGATCATGAACAAGGAGAAGGGGCAGTTCACTTCCGCACGGCGACATAATCCGGAGATCCCTGAGCGGCTCGATTTAATTATCGACAAGGCATTGGCAGCGAAACGCGAACATCGGTACCAGACCTGTGCGCAAATGATTTCAGACCTCGAATCGCTTGGTCTGGCGGGCGACTCGCTTTCGTTCATCGATGAGGCTCAGCGAATCGTTCCGCAGAGAGGGGGAGCAGCTGTATCGACGAGCAAAGTTAGCACACCCAAAGTTCCAAAGCCGTCGACGAAGAGGACTCCGTCCAGAGCAAGCAGCACCTCGGAGTTTGAAAAGTCTCAGACGATGATCAATCAGTCGGGACAGTGGTACGTCAAACGTATCGGCTCGGACGGCCGTGTCAAAGTCGGCAAGATGACTGCTCCGCAGATCGTCACAGCTATGAAGACCGACAAGCTGAATGGTAAAACGACAGCTGCCACGAGTTCAAAAGGCCCATTTTTGCCGCTCGCTCAGTTCCGTGAGTTTGAAGAAGAAGCCAAGCGGATGCTGACGCGACAACTCTCGAAAGAACGAGACAATAATCTGGCAGCTGAGTATCAGAAGCTCGCGCGTCAGTATGAACGCAGAAAGTTGTGGCGTTCGCTTTGGAAATTGACGAACAGCGCTGTCGGCTTTTTGGGGCTGCTGTTATGGATCGCACTCATCGCGGGTGTGATCATCGGTTTGTATTACATCATTCCGTGGGCATTCGACGAAGTCGCCTCGCAAGTCGGCGTTCAAGAGTCTTAGTCTCTTCTTCAAAGTTATGAATGAGAGAAAACCAAGCCCGTCGGCAACACGCCAACGGGCTTGTCTCGCCGGTTTGCGGGCATGCTGGTGGCGAGTGACGGATGCGACCGTCATGACTTACTTCGTCTGAAAATGGCCTGCTCAATTTGCTCATTGGCCAATCGATTCTGATTGAAGAGAGAGACGGCAGATCTGCCGAGATTCCACATCGGGCGAGTCACCACCACCGTTGTTTTACCCCACGATTAGAGAGTCATTAGCGGGGATAACGGCGTTCTCGCTTTCGAAATCTCTGCAAAGTACTCTTGCAAGCTTTGCAACTTTGGTCTCACACAGCCAGTTTTTATGAACACGGCATCGGCGAGTCCTGCCGGTTGGTCCGGTTGCAATTGTCTGTTCAACGAGGCGAGGAAGCTTGGGCAAACTTTGCGGGGGCCTCAAGCTTTTCGTAATCATTACTTCGCAATGAATTCGTGGTTTGGGCACAGCTTCTGCCTGAAGAACTTAACACCTGCTACCTGGCGACTTGTATTGTGGAACTCAAAGGGGTTCAGGGACTCAAACCTGGAATTCGAGTAAGAGCTATGACCAATCAGACACCTATGAGATCGACGATTCTAGCTTTGATGCTTTTGCCCGGAGCGATGGCATTCTCGCGCGAATGCTTCGCTGACGAGGACGCTGTTGCTGCTGAGGAGCCAGCTGCAGTCACGACGACAGAGACCGCCGCGCCAGTCGAAGCACCGGCTGGGGTTTTGTCGGGCGAGAAAGACGAAATCGCTGAAGCTCTTAAGAACGAAGAAGCTTTGAAGACCGCTGTGGCCTTGAATTATTGCCGCGCAGCCTTTCATCGCATTCGTAAGAATCCGACAGAAGAAGTGCTGCGTGAAGAGGAAGCCAAGATCCTCAACAATCTCAATCTGACACGGGTTGAAGATAAAGAAGTCGTCACGCTGTACTCGGCAGTGCTCGATGAAATCTCGCAAATCGGTCTGACGGAGACGGAAGAAGATCTTGTCAGTTCGCATCACGGTCGATCCGTGCGTCGTCAATTGACCTGGGACGCACTGGCATTCGGAACCGAATTGGCGACTGCTCAGTTTGGAAGTGCGATTCGCACAGGAGCCAACAGTTGGTGGGACTACCGAAGTAAGGGCTATCAGCGCGATATGGATCTCCTGAAATTGGAGAAGTCTCGCATTGCTGGTATCTTGA
Proteins encoded in this window:
- a CDS encoding serine/threonine-protein kinase, encoding MNVASNSIQLNGNTGMSGDRKSTVLGDFLLKRKLGKGGMGTVYLGHQVSLDRDCAVKVLSKEFAQKPGFVERFIREARAMARIDHPNVVTCYAVGEEKGYNYVAMELMDGQSMQDWVDQLGRLSVPDAVLTALICADALEHAHEMGMIHRDVKPDNILVTKKGVVKVSDLGLAKAVDDDEELGLTQSGTGLGTPHYMAPEQARNAKYVDRRVDVYALGGTLYYLLTGENPFTGDSVLELIMNKEKGQFTSARRHNPEIPERLDLIIDKALAAKREHRYQTCAQMISDLESLGLAGDSLSFIDEAQRIVPQRGGAAVSTSKVSTPKVPKPSTKRTPSRASSTSEFEKSQTMINQSGQWYVKRIGSDGRVKVGKMTAPQIVTAMKTDKLNGKTTAATSSKGPFLPLAQFREFEEEAKRMLTRQLSKERDNNLAAEYQKLARQYERRKLWRSLWKLTNSAVGFLGLLLWIALIAGVIIGLYYIIPWAFDEVASQVGVQES